The region CAAACCACCGAACAAGACACGAACCCGCGTCGCAGTCTTTCGATGTTTTCGATCCTCGGTGGCAGGGCGGCAATCGAGGAAACGCTGCAACTACAAAACCTGAACGTCCGAACAAAAGCAAGTGCGGGCAGTGTTGACCTCAATTCAATCAAGGGTGTCGAGGTTGAATCACACCCATTCGAGGAGATGTTAGCTGGAACGGAAGGCGGTCATCTCGAGCTTGCTTCCTTTGTTCCACATGATCGCTTTTTCATCTACATCGGAAAGCCGGATTCGCTTCCAGCGTTATTTGATACCGGCGCGCCTTTCATCGCCAGTTTGGGCACGATGATGTCGGGCAACTGCTTGCAGTACAACCTGGAAGCCCGCTATCTCGATCGACTTGGGGTGAATCGCGACTGGGTTGATGCGGTACTGTCGTCGGGAATGATCGAGGAGATGTCGGTCTTCACTCCTGATTTGTTTTTTATTGACGGAACCGATGTGACGGTCGTCGCGAGACTGAAGCAACCTACTTTACTACGACGGATGCTAAGCATGCTAGGAGTCACTGCGGGATCGACGGAAGAACTTGTCAAGCTTCCAACTTCGGGCGATCAGCCGGCGTTTGCTTCGCTCCGCGGCGATCTGCTTTTTCTTAGCAGTAACAAGCACGAATTGCGACGCGCCCTGGAACTGCAACAGAACGGTGGCGAAGGTAGTTTGGGCGCGAGTGCCGAGTTTCGCTACATGCTCACCCAATTGCCGGTTGGCGAACAAACACGATTGTATGCCTACCTATCCGATCCATTCGTCCGAAGACTTGTCGGACCAGAAACGAAGATCGGCCAGCGACGACGGATTTTGGCAAAAGCGCGAATGGAAGCGATCACGGCTAAGGGACTGCAAGCACGCTTAGATGGCCTGACCGATGTCCATTCAGTTGATGCCCTCGCCCGGCACGGTTATCTTCCCAGTGATTGGCACAGCGCCGGCGGCCAGAACGACAGCAGAGCAAACGCGAGTCATGAGATCCTGCCGAGTGGCATCGTTCGGTCGGAGCACTATGGGACGTTGCCCCGGATGAAAACGCTTCGGGATGTTCCGATCGAAAAGATCACTCCCGAGGAAGCGGAAGCATACGAAAGTTATCGCGAGAACTACTCGAGGTATTGGCGGCAATTCTTTGATCCGATCGCGATTCGCCTCAACGATACCGCGCCGGGCGAGTTGGAACTTTCCACCTTTATTTTGCCACTCGTTGATAACTCGATTTACAACGGACTTCGTCAAGTCTTGGCGCACCAAGACGATCAACAGTTTCTATCGGTACCAATCGTTGAACCGACGCCGGTACTGAAGTTCTCGATGAATCTTCGCGAGCAAGCATGGCAACAGATCGCCGGTAATTTCTCGGATTTCTTCGCCCACTATTCCGGTGTCAGTTCGGCAATGTTGGACGATCTTGGTCCCAGCGTCCACCTTGCGGTCTTTGATTCTGATCCGATCATTGCTGTCGGTAGCGGTGATGTCTTCGGGGCTTTCGGGGGCAACGTGATCCGTGGCGGGAACAGTATGACGATGGTTCCGGTGATGCTGTCGATGTTGACACGTCCTTGTAGCATCATTGTCGAAACGAAAGATCCCGAACGGACCGCCCAGTACCTTCGACAAGCCGCTCTCGCACGATCGATGGGGCGAGCTTCCAACAATGGTTTTGCGACCTCGTTCTACCAAGAAGACGACGATGATCGTTGGGTTTGGGTGATGGACATCATGGGCATGGTCAAGTTGCGGTACGGGATTGAAATCAGCGACCACTACATGGTGATCCGCAACATTCCTTGGTCCAGTGACGACCGTGTGGTTCGCTCTGAACCGGTTGATTTGAATGCGTCCTATCTGCAACTCAACCCCGTCGCTTGCCGGTTGCAATTACCAGGGCTTCATGCCGCCGCTGCCGACGCCAACCGGCGTGCGGTGATGTCCGGGATGGGACGCCTGTATCCGCTGATGTTGGCCGGTAGTGACAGCTTAGAATCGGCCATGGCTGAACATCAACGACTGTTTGGGTTCCATCCGCGGCAACTTCAAGGGGATCGATGGCGTTGGGAAAATCAGCGACTTTTCAGCGATGCATTCGGCCATCCGGTGCAGCAGCGGCAACCTCGGTACCAGCCTGATCAGCCCTTCGGCCTGATGAACCGCATCGAATCGATCCAATTAAATATGCAGTTCGAGTCTGACGGTTTGCGAAGCAATGTTCGCTGGCGGTTGAAATAGTGTTCGCGTTGCGTCACAACAGACTGTATCAACGCCGAACAATCGTCAGTTCGGCCGAATGTTGCTATTAGCGAATCACATCATGCCAACCGTTTTGGTCACCGGAAGCAGCGGTTTTGTCGGCAGTTGCGCGCGAACTGCGTTTGCGTCTGCCGGGTGGCATTCAATTGGGGTCGGCCGCCGCCCGACATCGCAGGATGACTATTTGCGTTGCGATTTATCAAAACCGTTTTCAGGTAATTTGGTCTCAGCCATCGAGCGATCCGATGTGGTTATTCATGCGGCGGCACGAAGTTCGCCTTGGGGAACCAAACGTCAATTTCGGCAAGCCAACGTCGTGGCGACAGAGAAGATCGTCGAAGCCTGTCAGGCAGCTGGTCAACCAAAATTAATCTTTCTATCGTCCTCTAGTATCTTCTATCGCCCCGAAGATCAGATTGGGATCGACGAGTCGACGGTGCCGGCCGAACCGGCCGTTAACCACTACGCCGCGACCAAGCAGATCGCCGAGACGATCGTGCGGCGATATGAAGGCCGGTGGACGATTCTGAGACCGCGAGCCGTTTACGGTAAAGGGGACACCGTGCTATTCCCGCGTATACTCGCGGCCGCGCAGGCGGGGCGGTTACCGCTGCTAACGCGCCCGGGGGATCCCGTCGTCGGCGATTTGATATCGATCGATCATTTGACCGACTGCCTTGTTAAAGCCGCTCAAGACGACACGATCGAAGGGGAGTTCAATCTAACCGACAACGCGCCCCAGGAGATCGTGTCGTTTTTGCTAGGCGTATTCGAACGCTTGGAGATTCCTCGACCGAAACGAGAAATTCCGGTTTCAACTGCGTTCCGATTCGCACACGTCCTGGAACTAATCTACGGAGGATTGATGCCCTGGCGGGAACCTCCGATCACACGGTTTGGAGTCCATGTGTTTGCGTACTCCAAGGTGTTCAAGGTTGACAAAATGCTCCGCGCGTTCGGCCAGCCTAAGCTCTCCACCGAGCAATCGGTCGAACGATTCGTCGAATGGGTCCAACACGACAACCCTTACGGACTGAAGTGATCTCGATCGATTGGGTTTGTAGCGGATTGATCTGCGTTTACCTTGGGCTATTGATGTTCAAGGTCATCGCTTTGGCACGGACGATGCGAAGGCAGAGTCAATGTGAAATTCAACGATCCGACCAAGTGTATGAGCCGGCACCAGAACTTGCCGAACGAATAGTCATCGTTCAGCCGATCCTGGGTGGTGACCCACGGTTGGAAGAAACACTGCGTTACAACGTAGAGTCGCTGCCCACGGACGTCGCATTCCTTTGGCTTGTCGACGAAGACGACAAGATTGGTTCTGAGGTAGCATCCAATCTTGCCGGAAGTCGCACAAATATCAAAGTCATCGTGTGTCCACCGGCTGCTGATGACATCAACCCGAAAACATTCAAGCTAGGAATCGCGCTGCAGTTGGCCGACCGGTCGCTCTTTGCCGTACTTGACGATGACACCACGATCGATATCTCGTCATTAAACGCAGCGGCGGAATCACTCTCCGAGTACGGCTTATACACCGGTTTGCCGCTTTATCGTCCGGCGGAGCATCTGTGGGGAAAACTGGTCACACAATTCGTCAACAACAATTCGGTCCTGACCTACCTTCCGCTTTTAAACTTTGCTGACCCGATGTCGATCAACGGAATGTTCTATGTCGTTAACACCACTGCGATGAAACGACACGGCGGATTCTCGACGATCCGTCACGAATTGTGTGATGACTATGCGATGAAAAAACTCGCGACGAATGCGGGCTGGAAGATCAGGCAAGGCATCACGTATCAATTCGTTTCGACCAGTGTGGAGACGTTTGGTCAGTACTGGGGGTTAATGCACCGATGGTTCTTGTTTTCGCTGCTGTTGGTCAAAGATCAGCGCCGACTGGTGCAAGCCGCACTGGTGACCTTGCTGGGGCTGCCTCCGATTTTACTGCTGGTGGCATCCATCTTGGCGATCGTTTCCGTTTGGGGCTGGAGCGTTTGGTGCGCAGGACTGGTTATCCGCCACGTCTTATTGGCTTATTCGCGAAAATGCGCGCGTACTCCGTCGGTGTACTTCAATCCGATACTTTCGGTTGTGTCTGAGTTGCTACAACCGATTCATATGATCCATGCCGTGCTTTCGTCGAAGATCCAGTGGCGTAGTCGTCGCATTCACGTTCGCAGCGGAATGTCGTTCCAAGTGATTGAGGACTGGGACCGTTGAAGCTGTTAGACCAACCACCTGTCACGCATTCGTTTAGCCCAGTTAAGATCGCGATCGTCACTGGACTAAGTCAACCGACGCACTGCAAGCTGAGCACGGACCAATCTCGCCTACTGCAATCGATCGAGGCTCCCGAATCATGGAAGGTGTATCGAAACTTCCCCTTTGTGGGCTCTCCTTCCGAAAGCAATTCGATCGAAAAGCCAGGCACGCCCAACTTGTTGGCGGCGAGTATTGCCAACGGGCGTCAGTTTCTATGCAGTCATCGTGCGAGTTACCGCAGGACTTCAGCGCCGCATTGGCAGGCACTTTTGTCGTCCACGCCACACGTATTGTTGATTCTCGGAAGCTGCGGAATGCAACTTGTCAATACGATCGATCGAGCCGCATTGAGCAGTGTGCGCATCGAAGCGTTGGCGTTGGGCCCTGTTTCACTGCGGACACCGCCATTCGAAGTCGAAACACTACGCGGGACTCGGGATTGGATCTCCGGGTTGTTCTATCGACACGTCGACTATCCAATGGAATGCGTCGGTCATATGGATTATTGGGCAGATGAAAATGTCAATCACATGGTGAGACATTGGGTATCAAACAGAATTTCAAGATTATCGGCAGCGGAAGTTACTACCCCAAACGTATCGTCACGGCCGAGGAAATCGACCGCCGGGTAAAACGGGCGCCGGGGTGGACTGAATCACAT is a window of Roseiconus lacunae DNA encoding:
- a CDS encoding NAD-dependent epimerase/dehydratase family protein gives rise to the protein MPTVLVTGSSGFVGSCARTAFASAGWHSIGVGRRPTSQDDYLRCDLSKPFSGNLVSAIERSDVVIHAAARSSPWGTKRQFRQANVVATEKIVEACQAAGQPKLIFLSSSSIFYRPEDQIGIDESTVPAEPAVNHYAATKQIAETIVRRYEGRWTILRPRAVYGKGDTVLFPRILAAAQAGRLPLLTRPGDPVVGDLISIDHLTDCLVKAAQDDTIEGEFNLTDNAPQEIVSFLLGVFERLEIPRPKREIPVSTAFRFAHVLELIYGGLMPWREPPITRFGVHVFAYSKVFKVDKMLRAFGQPKLSTEQSVERFVEWVQHDNPYGLK
- a CDS encoding glycosyltransferase, with amino-acid sequence MGPTRQPLRTEVISIDWVCSGLICVYLGLLMFKVIALARTMRRQSQCEIQRSDQVYEPAPELAERIVIVQPILGGDPRLEETLRYNVESLPTDVAFLWLVDEDDKIGSEVASNLAGSRTNIKVIVCPPAADDINPKTFKLGIALQLADRSLFAVLDDDTTIDISSLNAAAESLSEYGLYTGLPLYRPAEHLWGKLVTQFVNNNSVLTYLPLLNFADPMSINGMFYVVNTTAMKRHGGFSTIRHELCDDYAMKKLATNAGWKIRQGITYQFVSTSVETFGQYWGLMHRWFLFSLLLVKDQRRLVQAALVTLLGLPPILLLVASILAIVSVWGWSVWCAGLVIRHVLLAYSRKCARTPSVYFNPILSVVSELLQPIHMIHAVLSSKIQWRSRRIHVRSGMSFQVIEDWDR